In Quercus robur chromosome 10, dhQueRobu3.1, whole genome shotgun sequence, a genomic segment contains:
- the LOC126701899 gene encoding mitogen-activated protein kinase kinase 9-like isoform X1: protein MALVRERRQLNLRLPIPERSDHRPRFPLPLPPTTTTTTTNTSAATSAASITSSDLEKLQVLGHGNGGTVYKVRHKRTSTVYALKVVHSDSDPTLRRQVFREMEILRRTDSPHVVRCHGIFEKPSGDICILMEYMDLGTLDSLLKTHGTFSEPKLADVARQVLNGLNYLHGHKIIHRDLKPSNLLVNDKMEVKIADFGVSKIMCRTLDACNSYVGTCAYMSPERFDPDTYGGNYNGYAGDIWSLGLTLLELYMGHFPFLPPGQRPDWATLMCAICFGEPPSLPEQASEEFRSFIECCLQKESNKRWTVAQLLAHPFVCKDPR, encoded by the coding sequence ATGGCACTAGTTAGAGAGCGCCGCCAACTCAACCTCCGCCTCCCAATCCCAGAACGCTCCGACCACCGCCCTCGCTTCCCTTTACCTCTCCCACCCACCACTACCACTACCACAACCAACACCTCCGCCGCCACGTCAGCCGCTTCAATCACATCCTCCGACTTGGAAAAACTCCAAGTTCTAGGCCACGGCAATGGTGGCACGGTCTACAAAGTCCGTCACAAACGCACCAGCACTGTTTACGCTCTCAAAGTCGTCCACAGCGACTCCGACCCCACTCTCCGCCGCCAGGTCTTCAGAGAAATGGAAATCCTCCGCCGCACCGACTCCCCCCACGTCGTCCGCTGCCACGGGATCTTCGAGAAGCCGTCGGGTGACATATGTATTTTGATGGAGTACATGGATTTAGGCACGCTAGACTCGCTGCTCAAAACCCACGGGACCTTCTCTGAACCCAAGCTCGCTGACGTGGCGCGTCAGGTTCTCAACGGCCTTAACTACCTCCACGGACACAAGATCATCCACCGTGACCTTAAGCCTTCGAACCTGCTGGTCAACGATAAAATGGAAGTGAAAATCGCCGACTTCGGTGTCAGCAAAATCATGTGCCGTACGTTGGACGCGTGTAACTCCTACGTTGGCACGTGCGCGTACATGAGTCCCGAACGGTTCGACCCGGACACCTACGGCGGAAACTACAATGGGTACGCTGGCGATATATGGAGTTTGGGGCTAACTTTGTTGGAGCTGTATATGGGTCATTTTCCATTTCTGCCTCCGGGTCAAAGACCCGACTGGGCGACCCTGATGTGCGCGATTTGTTTCGGAGAGCCGCCGAGCTTGCCGGAACAAGCCTCCGAAGAGTTTCGGAGTTTTATTGAATGTTGTTTGCAGAAGGAGTCTAATAAGAGGTGGACGGTGGCTCAGCTTTTGGCCCACCCGTTTGTGTGTAAAGATCCGAGATAA